A genomic stretch from Bacillus sp. E(2018) includes:
- a CDS encoding YiaA/YiaB family inner membrane protein, giving the protein MQRHRRRNTPAFTVLAYFTFIAGVTMFCIGLYNADNLQLNEKGYYIAVMILVAVGAILTQKVTRDNAEDDELIAEQERKYTKAE; this is encoded by the coding sequence ATGCAACGTCATAGAAGAAGAAACACACCTGCATTTACCGTTTTGGCTTATTTCACGTTCATCGCTGGAGTAACCATGTTTTGTATCGGACTTTACAATGCGGACAATCTGCAACTCAACGAAAAAGGCTATTACATCGCCGTAATGATCTTAGTCGCTGTAGGTGCGATCCTTACGCAAAAAGTTACTCGAGATAATGCGGAGGATGACGAACTAATCGCTGAGCAAGAACGTAAGTATACGAAAGCGGAATAG
- a CDS encoding putative quinol monooxygenase, whose protein sequence is MIIIHAGLTVQKDKEEAFLAEVKTLVEASRAESGNIQYDLKKDTEKEATYMMVEVWENQEAVQNHNTSEHFVAFGQKAASFMAAPTDVKVYAGEQVK, encoded by the coding sequence ATGATTATTATTCACGCAGGTTTAACAGTTCAAAAGGATAAAGAAGAAGCATTTTTAGCTGAGGTGAAAACGTTAGTAGAGGCTTCACGTGCTGAAAGTGGTAACATTCAATACGATCTTAAAAAAGATACAGAAAAAGAAGCAACGTATATGATGGTAGAAGTTTGGGAGAACCAAGAAGCGGTTCAAAATCATAACACAAGTGAGCACTTTGTGGCGTTCGGTCAAAAAGCAGCAAGCTTTATGGCTGCTCCAACGGATGTAAAAGTGTATGCAGGTGAACAAGTAAAATAA
- a CDS encoding cupin: MEIFQFTKESGTQISKFNSDFVMSRIIKTEKPTHIGCVHLDAGGVIGYHQAVIPQLLLVVNGEGEVCGEDKIMHKIHTGEAAFWIKDEFHETFTQSGLTAIIIESETLEPASFMSLR; this comes from the coding sequence ATGGAAATTTTTCAATTTACTAAAGAATCAGGAACACAAATTTCTAAATTTAATTCTGATTTTGTAATGTCTAGAATTATAAAAACGGAGAAACCAACACATATTGGATGTGTTCATCTAGATGCTGGAGGAGTTATTGGCTATCATCAAGCCGTAATTCCTCAGCTCCTTCTTGTGGTGAATGGGGAAGGGGAAGTTTGTGGTGAGGATAAAATCATGCATAAAATTCACACGGGTGAAGCTGCTTTTTGGATCAAAGACGAATTTCACGAAACATTTACACAGAGTGGTCTTACTGCAATCATTATTGAATCCGAAACGCTAGAACCTGCTTCTTTTATGTCACTAAGATAG